The Coffea arabica cultivar ET-39 chromosome 6e, Coffea Arabica ET-39 HiFi, whole genome shotgun sequence genome contains the following window.
TTCAAGCACAAATTCTTGTTCTGATACATGGCTATTGGTATTTCCAAATCTTCTAAGAGttaagttttccatttttcagaTGGCTTGAGAATATTCTTGATTGGTGCATCTCAAGACAGCTTTGGTGGGGTCATCAAATTCCTGCCTGGTATGTGACTCTGAAGGATGATGAACAGAAAGAAATTGGTTCCTATAATGGCCGCTGGGTGGTTGCGCGAAATGAGAAAGAGGCCCAAGAGGAGGCTCAACAACTTTTCCCTGGAAAGCAGTTCCAGTTGTCTCAAGATCCTGATGTGCTGGATACCTGGTTTTCTTCTGGTTTGTTTCCATTGACTGTTTTGGGATGGCCAGATGATACTAAAGACCTAAGGACATTTTATCCAACTTCTGTTCTTGAAACTGGTCACGACATTCTTTTTTTCTGGGTGGCACGCATGGTTATGATGGGAATTAAGCTGGGTGGCGATGTACCTTTCAGAAAGGTAAGTGTCCTTTATTATGCTTACAGGATACACTAAATTAGATTCTCCCTGCCTTGTTCAGTTGTAAATATAGGAATGCTTTCTGACAAGCAAATGCAAGAAGTGTGATAATTCATCTGAGAACTATAAGCTACTCTCCCTGTAGATACTTTTACTGTTTATACAGCTGGTAACGCCTAAAAGCAAAAGCAATCTGGTGTACTATCAATAGTAGACTTTTACTCCAAGCACAATACAGCATCTGTGAATTTTCCTTAACAATTGAAGAAATTTGCtggatgattttttttaaaaaaattctgtaCAGGTTTATTTGCACCCAATGATTCGTGATGCACATGGGCGTAAGATGTCCAAGTCATTGGGAAATGTGATCGATCCCCTTGATGTAATTACTGGAATAACGCTGGAAGAGCTTCATAAGAAACTAGAGGAGAGTAACTTGGATCCTACAGAACTAGAGAAAGCTAAAGAAGGACAGGTGAAAGATTTTCCCAATGGTATTCCTGAATGTGGTGCAGATGCTCTTCGTTTTGCCCTTGTGTCCTATACATCTCAGGTTCATCACTTttcagaattttcttttttttcccccactTTTAAAGGGCAACTTGGTgacattcttcttctttttttttccagtcTGATAAAATTAATCTAGATATTCAAAGAGTGGTTGGATATCGTCAGTGGTGTAACAAACTGTGGAATGCTATAAGGTTTGCAATGGGCAAACTTGGAGATGATTACACACCTCCAGTAGATGTAGTTCCTGACGTCATTCCATTTAGCTGCCAATGGATACTCTCAGTGTTGAACAAAGCCATATCAAAAACTGTCCTTTCCCTTGATTCATATGAATTCTCAGATGCAGCAACAGCAATATACTCATGGTGGcagtttcaattatgtgatgTGTTTATTGAAGTGATCAAGCCTTATTTTTCTAGCAAGGATTCAGAATTTGTATCAGAGAAAAAATTTGCGCAAGACACTTTATGGGTATGTTTGGATACTGGATTACGATTACTTCATCCATTCATGCCATACATCACAGAAGAGCTGTGGCAGCGCCTGCCTTCTAGAAGTGATTGTGCAAGGAAAGAATCTATTATGATATGTGATTATCCATCCACTGTTGAGGTGAGATATCAGTTTACAGAGTTCCGAAATCTAAGGATCTCCTGAAGTACTTGTTATTTGGCTGTGTTAGAGCTTCTTATTaaatattgaaaattttgacttcTGTGATATATTGGTTAGTAAAAGGGTTTTATGTATGTGAAGATGGGTTGAACACTTTTAATTCAAAGAGAAGGGAACTACAAAATGTAGTCTTTTATACAGGATTGTGCTGGCTGACTAGAGTACTTCCATCACCTTGCATCCTAAAGTGTAGGACTTGCAGAAAGAGATAACATGTATCATAAGCAGATGCATGCATGTGTATTTCCTGTCATTGTTATGCATTAGATTCTTAAGCAAAAATGGAAACTTATTTTAGAACATGTGGGTTTCATTTTCTCTTATCTCTTCatcctttattttctttatctaCTTTAGATGGCTATTTTAGATGTACTTAGATGAAGGCTTTTAGTGTCATAGATTCTTTGATAAAATAGGATTGCAGTGCTCTGATAAGTTATAATAGAGTTAAAATAGAGGCATTAGAAGCTACCTTGTACATTTTATTTGAGGAGCAATTACCTCCATTTGATGATATTCTTTGTGCTAAACTTTCAGTAGGCTATATACATACATTTGAACCTTAAAATAGTGCAATGATGCCACTGACTCAACACTCTTCCTTGTCCAGGTGTGGAATAATGACACAGTTGAATCTGAGATGGATCTGGTTGAAGCTGTTGTTAAATCCCTGAGGTCAATAAGGTCATTGTTGCCTGCAAATGAAAGACATGAAAGGTATTTTTCCTTCACATCTTTGCCTGTGTCTTTGGAGAATTACTTAGTAAAATGTAATTAGCGTAGAAGCTCTTTTGGGCTCTCAAATCTACATCCTGGTTTTAGTCCCTCTGGTATATGCTCTAATTTGTCCTTTTACTTGGTGAATGTAGTCCCAgatatattttgtaaaatgggCATTGGCTATTCTGTAATTTATTTGAATATCTTTTGCATACTTCTCTATTTCCTCTGCTTCACGCTACCATCAACACCATGCGCCTACAGCTATTCTTCTCCGGCAGCACCTGCTACCAACTAAACCTGTGAAACAGGTCCCCTTAACCCTCCCTCTCTGATGCTGTTTTCTCTGCTGCCACCTTACCTGTTCCAGCACACCTTACATTCCCTTTTCCCAATTTGTCGACATCCAACTCCTCAACTGTTATATTTTTCCTAGCTTTACCTTAATAAACAGGTACGGGACAGGTTGAGATTTCCGATTGCTGTTGTAACACTAAAGGAAATGAGAGATAGAAGTGactttgttgaattttgatATGAActcagaaaaagagaaaatagcatcttttttcttgttaaatGTGATAGAATGTAAAATTCTCTTGCTCATGTATAATTTCCTGGAAAGGATTGTGAGGTTTGTCAAAAGTTTGTTATTTTTGCTGCATCCTTTATTGGGTACTGCAGGCTTAAATGATTTCAAGTGATTCTAGGAGTTGTAAAATAAGAAGTTAGTGGAGGGAGAACTACATTTAAGGATTTCTCAAGTTTTGGTCCTGTTTGTAGATCTCAGGACTGTCAAATATGGCATAAATGTTTTGGGAGACAATGAAGAAGTGTGgttgaaaaaggaaattatTACCAAAGGTTGAGATGCATTATGCATTAGTATTGTATTCCAGAATTAGCCTTTGTTCCCTGTACAAATAAAAGGGGGTTATGCAGGGGTATTCATCAGGAATTATTAGCATTCGTAAGTTCCCAAGGCTGTTCCTATATGTTGGGGAAATCTAAAAGCAAATTTAGGTAGCAGAGCTCAAGTACTAGGATTGATGAAAAGAAAGCATAGAAGTTATGAAGGAGATTAGCTTTTAGGCTGTTTGAGAGCCCAAGACTGCTGATACAACGTTTAGGTAATGACTGATGTGAAAAAACTGCTGGCTGCAGTACTTGAGATGAGTACTTGTAGGGTTCCAAACACATTTGTTTCCCTGAAAGGATGAAAGGCCAAAATCTCTAAAATATGCAAAGCCGGATTCATGTTTTGGTGTGAACATTCAAGTTCACTTTTTATAATTCCAAATTCACCCTTCTAATTAACTCTTCACCTGTAAGCGTGTTTATAACTACAACTGCTGATATCACACAATTTCTAGGGCTCCAAACACAATTTTTCCCTAGAATAACAAAGGACCAAAATCTCTAAAATATGCAAAGCTTGATTCGTGTTTTGGTCTGAGCTTTCAAGTTCACTTTTTATAATTCCAATTCACCCTTCTGATTAACTCTTCACCCTGTAATTTTGTTTATAACCCAAAATCAACCACTGGCATCACTGCTACCTATACTGGGGCACATGCTACTGCAACATTTTAGCAACAAAGCATAAGGACATACTAACATGCTTTTGCATGTCTATGCTTCATGAATgattaattacttgtttattgtttgcATCTTCTCTCCAGTAAAAGGTAAAGGAAAAGATATGAGCTTGCTACATGTTACTATTGCTATCAAATCCTCTGGATTTTGTTTTGAGAGttgaattttctttttagttATGAAGCCTTATTTCCACCAGATTAAAGGTTTTCTTTTCTGCAGGCGGTCAGGGTTTGTCCTTTGTCGATCCAATGATGCCACTGGTATCATCCAACGCCGTCAGCTGGAGATTTCAACACTAGCATCTTTATCATCAATTACAGTATGTGCTTGAATGCCTTACTTGATAGTTGTTGACTTCAATGTATCTAATCTGTTATTAAGATTCAGAGGTTATGAAGTAAAATGTTTCCTTTGGTAAAATGTTTTTGTGGGCTTAGAAGAATGAACTACGTCTTCTTTTCCTTGACAAGTTAGGTATATATGTCTAAGTATCTATTTTAAAACTTGTCCAACCATTCTTTTGTCTCCTTCTGGCTTCTGCATGATAAACTTAACGGAACTTATTTATAAGAggaataacaaaataaaataacctCATGCGATGTTTCTACACTATAGGGGTTATTTTACTGCTGAAGGTGAGGATGTTAATCACTGCTGAAGCAAAAACAGAAATAGTACAACCAATTGGAATGGTAGTTAATTACTTGCTTTGTAGCTTATTTGTAGTGTGAATAGTGCAGGTTACATGTCATCACACATATCTTAAAAATTGGGGGCATCCCAAAGAGTTGCTACACTCTTTTGCTAGGAGAAAGGAGGTCTGGTGGTTGGGGGAGGGGAAGTCGTGAAGCCTAAATAGTTTACTTTTCAATCAACAACTAGCTGCTTgttctttcctcttcttttgCCCTACTTTTGTGGCATTTTTAATCCTTTTCCAATCCCTTATCCTTGTGACCTTAAAAAGATCAAAATGTGCAGGTTTTAGGTGAGAATGATGTCTCTCCAGCTGGATGTGCAGTATCTGTTGTAAACGAAGTGGTATCTGTCTACCTGGAACTTCGAGGGAGCATTAATGCTGAAGCTGAGCGTGAAAAGCTGAAGATAAAGATGGAGGAGATTCAAAAGTAAGTGACATTTCTGATCTTAGATTATCAATAACCATCGGATTTGTGTCCAGGAGCTCAGCCCAAATGCCCCTTCAGAGTACATTGGAGTATTGTAGCTTATCAATAATCCCAGTATTTTCTGTCAAATTGCAGTAAATTTTCCAGTAGTTTTTATATGGTTTTGGACCATATTCTGCAATTAATTTCTAGAATTTTAATGCAGGGGGAATTTAATGAGCCTAACTATCATGCATCATTGATCTTATAGCTGGTTTACCTGAGCTCATGGGTGTTACTCTGACAAGTCAGTCAAGATTTTTGTTCCGAAATGTGGTATTGATGTAGTTGAACATTTTGGCAGGCAACGGGATAGCTTAGAGAAAATGATGAATGCTTCAGGGTACAAGGAGAAAGTACCGGCCCATATCCAGGAAGAGAATGTTGCAAAGCTTTCCTCACTGATGAAGGAAATTTTATCTTTTGAGGAAGCATTCCAACATTTGGAACGTAAAATGGAAACATGACTTGTATGACTCTGATTCGCTGTGAATGTTATTATTATAGAGGAACTACTTATAATTACTGTGTCCAAAAGAAGTTGTTGCATTTGTAAGTTTTCATTTACTTCCATTCAGATCTTGATTCAGCAAGCTTAAACCATTTTGAGTAAACTGATAATCGGCTTTTATTGATCCCATTCTGAACTGCCTTTTCTTCAATTACCTTAAACGGCAGCCTGTAATACAGTTTTAACTTTTCATTTTGGGCCCAAAGTTTCATAGGGTCATGCTACGGAGAGTTGGAAGCTAGATAGGATAGGCTATGGTAACAGCAAAACACTATGGCCGCAGTGTGAGTAAATGGGAACATGCCATCTCTTCTTTCCCACAAGATATGCCAATGGATTGAGTCTTATGTAAATTCAATCCAGATTTAATGTACgggtttggatttaatttctcaagttCATATCCTATTGAGATTCAAAAGAGTTATGGGTGTGAGTAATGTTTAGTTTTCTATATTCTATATTCAAATTCATATTCATATTAGACTCTatctagatatatatatatatatatatatatatatatatatatatatatatatatatatatatgtatatttataaatttataaaaattataatattcgATGGTTATTAGATCCAATTTAACTATATATGTTCAAAATTGATTTCTTAtgaattttatatatttttttcaatatctGCTCAATCCTTATTCAAATCATTAAATTGTACCGGTAAGACTTCATATTGTTTTCTGTTTTCAATTTCATCCTAGTTGTCATTGTAATTAGtacaaagtttttcaaaataaggagaaaaagtaaaagtaaataaaattatacatatatattagtaaatttataaaatattattatattctATGATTATTAGATTGAATACAGTAAGACTTCATATTGTTACAGTTGAACTTTCAAACCCAAATAGAAGCAGtcaatagtattttttttttttttgagttcataatattgcattcaatttcttgaatattatttttattatttgaaaataaaaattggatagtgattatatttttaatatattttcatTTTAATGCGTTtacaaaaatacaatccaaagagAATTTGggtttgaacttttttttttcagacccATAAGAGTTAATGGATTTAGATATGGATTTGAATTACAGGGATTCAATCCAAATCCTGTGCATTAATATGCCTGTTTCCCTCCGTTGGGCTTCTATAGTTTTACCCTCTCCTTTCGAACTCCTCTGGCTTCAATAATCCTCCATCCGCACAACGCCAAGAACACCAAGAACAACCTGCAGATATAAAGAATACTGAAAATTGAATCACGTTAATGCACAATTAATCGCCAAAGCTTCTGCTGGCATTGGTACTGGCTCAACTTTCGGATAGTAGCACGCATGATCTAAATCATGTACCTGAAGAATGGACGCGAGCCGAGGCTTGTGGCCTTTATTCTATTGTATTTTCTCCGTGATTCAATGAAGCGCAGAATTTGTAACCAAAAGTCTAAAATCATTTTCCCAGAAGCTCTTGACTTAGAagaccatttttttttattcaagtcAAAATTCTCTCAATTCTAATAAAATGTAATAGGAGCAGGTATAAGTTTGATCAGAGCATATATAGATAGAACTTGTAACGGGATCtcgaaaaataaataatttttactgGGCCTAATAGGAGCAGGTATAAGTTTGATCAGAGCATATATAGATAGAACTTGTAACGGGATCtcgaaaaataaataatttttactgGGCCTTTATCCATTTTGTGGGTTCGGTAGGATTCTTAttggttggaaaaaaaaaattttgtcccAAAACGCCAAGTTGAATCTATTGATTTGATAAATCTCACAAtcagtttttatattttatgcTATCCACCTATTCATATAGCCTAGAAGCTTCCAATTATTTGACATGTGTCATTTTTATGATTattgaattattttattctttaataaattcgaTTATTTGTtagttaaattcaaaattttaaattcttacATAGCACTCAACATAATTTTAGGTGTttaaattcttattttattCTGAAATTTAAATTACTTTTAATCACCAATTTATAGTTGAGCATGGGATGCAAAATTAGTACTAACTACTAAGTTTAGTCGCTGAACAAACGCTAGTGAAGTGGGGATAATTCACCTCGATCATCCCACTGTTCCAGGCTGGGTTGCAAGCACCCTTTGGTCCATGGACAATAATTAACAACAGTTAAAACCCACCCTttggcctctctctctctctctctctctctctaactcTAACTTCAATCCTGACACTAGTTCTTCGTCGGTGATCTTAtcagaagaaaaggggaaaagagcCAAAAACAATTTTGATTGTTAGAAGATGAGTGTGATTGAAATTCTCACTCGCGTCGACGCGATCTGTAAGAAGTATGACAAGTACGACATCGACAAGCAGAAGGACGCCAACATCGCCGGCGACGATGCCTTCGCTCGCCTATACTCTGCCATCCAATCTGACATCGAAGCCGCTCTTCAGGTCACTCATtaacttctctctctctctctctcttctggGTATCTAACTCGTTGTACCTTCTAGGGATTTACTGTTACTCTTTATGCAAGTATGAATTGAGCTTGAATTATGTGGCcgttatattattttatttacagAAAGCTGAAACAGCTGCCAACGAGAAGAATAGGGCATCAGCAGTAGCCATCAATGCTGAGATTCGTCGAACCAAGGCGAAGTTACTGGAGGAGGTTCCCAAACTCCAGAGATTGGCTGTCAAGAAGGTCACTCTTCCACTTTCATTTATTACTTCAGTTTTCATCTTCGTTTCGTTTCTGGTGATTTGTTAGGAAATAAATTATGGCCAGGGCTTTGATAATTTGTTTATACAAGGGAAAATTGTAGGGAAACAAAACTGGCCTGTCAATTCGTCTGATACACTATTTCGTATGTTTATTCGGAAATTTTCTGATATCGTTCTGCATTGTGGAGTTGGTAAGCGACGGTTTCTTCAGTTATGGTGATTTTCaggttttctggtttcttatcTTTTGTTTATGTTTTTTCTCTTGCAAAGAAGCATAACAGCTCTCCAAGAGTACTTAGACATAGTGTCATACAGTAAAACTTAAGATGGTAGCTTTTTTGAATTTGTCTTAAGATCCAAATGATTCCTCGTTTTGAAGGACAGCATCCGATGTCTAGCTGCTCCATTTGACAACTAAATTTTGTATCTAGGATGCTTTTACTTCTGATATTGCTGTTCCTTTCTTGTATAAGGAAAATTCAGGTAAGACGGAATCTAAATTTTGTAAATGAGTGCTTTTACCTTGAATTGTGAGTAATACTAATTCTGCAACAGCAGCGTATGTGAAATTTGGTTTATTTGGGATGAATAAAAGGGGATGTTATGGATGAATTAATCAAactgacccaaaaaaaaaaagaacagaatAAAAAGGAAGATTCAAATTCCATGTGACAACCTTTATAGCTGTCCTTTTGGTGCAACCTTTATAGTTAATAAGATTATTGTGATGAATGTGACCACCGACCACTTGCTttcattttgcaaaatctccTCTTCCTACCATTTGCTAATGTGTACATCTCCAACCACAAAATGACTTTTGGTCGCAATTACACCTGTCAAGTGAATCCCTGTCCTTCATTTATATGGATTTTACAGTTCAGTTCTGCTGGTTCTGCCGTTGGAAACTTCCCCGAGAATTTCATCACCCATCTTTCACATCATGCTTCAAAACCCACACACTTCTCCTCCTTTGGAAGGAAACATTGATTCCAATGTACTGTAAACATCTAAATCCCTTCTGCCAGTAAGTTGCTCTTACACAGATCACCTGTTTGCTGTCTTCTTCTTTGACACAGGTTGTATGACTTGGAATTTTTCCTCCCACAAATATTTGCTTTTGCTTCTGAATGAATCAGCAACAAAAGGCATTCCTCATGTCAGGATACTGTTGAAGGATATGTTTATTTTAACTAAGAATGCATGTAGTCCTTTTCTGcttaagaaaggaaaaaaaattttttttgtcccCCTCCAGTTTGGAGGTGGGGGCGTGGATGATGGAGAATTGTTGAATAATGCCCTGGGGTAATTGTGGTCTCATATTTAAAGCTGTTGAATGTTTGATGGTTATGGAAGGTTAGAGTTAGTAGGCTTATAGTATTGATGGGTTCATAGTAATTTGTTTGATATTGATTGCTGGAATTAGGAGGACAAGGTAATTTTTGAATGCTGATGGCAACAATTACAGCTATTGCTTTCTGGCATTTGTTTGAATTCTGGGGCTTTGATTGAGAATGAGAAAAGAGGGAGAATGAAATAGAAGTAGAAGGGACCCATATTCCAATGGCCTGCAGCTGTGATAAGCTGAAGCAAAAGGTGATAATCAGAAAGAGAAGACAGATAAAATCATGGATAACTTTTTCCTACACCGTCAGTGTAAAACCATTTTACACTGATGGCTCACAATTTACGCTGCCACATTAGTGGGAGTTGGTAATCTGTTGTAACCTATTGTCTACTTTATTTAATAGTTTAATTTCTTactccttcatttttctttaaaatcaatgattttctctttctttagcCTCTCACCATATCGAACATCCATCCCATCCCTCTTTCTCTCGCTAACCCTCTTTCCATCCATCATCTGCTCTTCCCAAGCCTGCCAACGGAAAGTTTGAAAGAAAGCAAAATTTGGGATCAAATAGGTACTAATGGTGGAATTTGTTTGggataatttattttatttttttttcactgaATAGAATTTTGGGTAGCAACAGATTAAAGTGTTGGAAATTGAATCAGGTTTGGTGATATGGTCAATAAAGCTTCTATGCTGCTGTGTTTGAGCCCTGACCTTCAGAACCCTTTGTACTTGTTTTCTGGGGTAACAATTGTTTTGGTATGTGATTTCCAGATTCGATAGTGACCGAAAACTCTTGAAGTATTTTAGGCCAGTGAAACCGTTGGGTCTTTGTGATACAGGAGGTCCTCCAGTTGATTGCATCATCTTCCTTTAGAAATTTTCAATCCAGGAACTTTTTTAAACATGTTTATGAAATAAATAGTGTTCCTATAGAGAAGCTTTCATATTCAGCATACTAAAGAAcaagaagataaagaaaaatagtTGAAGTTTTCAATACGCGTAGCCTCAGGAGTGATTCCTTTATATGAAACTCTTTGTTTTGTTGGGTAAATACGTAAAGTAAATTTCAgttaatataaaattttatttttttaatagaatAGGTAACAAGCCAGGACATTGGGTTACCAAGTTTCTTCAGCGAGGTTGGCCAAAATAGTGAGCCATTAATGTAAAACCATTTTACATTGTCAATTTAGG
Protein-coding sequences here:
- the LOC113694804 gene encoding valine--tRNA ligase, mitochondrial 1-like isoform X3; translation: MENLAEMMRISQVLPPPNVTGALHIGHALTAAIQDTIIRWRRMSGYNALWVPGMDHAGIATQVVVEKKLKKEMNKTRHDFSRQEFVDEVWKWKNKYGGTILKQLRRLGASLDWSRECFTMDEQRSKAVTEAFVRLYEEGLIYREIRLVNWDTILKTAISDIEVLHDDVFGRELRQIPGYKDPVEFGVLTSFAYPLEGDLGEIVVATTRVETMLGDTAIAVHPDDKRYKHLHGKFAIHPFNGRKLPIICDAILVDMHFGTGAVKITPAHDPNDFEVGKRHNLEFINIFTDDGKINRNGGSEFAGMLRFEARVALTEALKKKGLYRGFKDNPMRLGICSRSQDVVEPLIKPQWYVNCKGIAKEALDVVMNDDNRKIEIIPKQYAAEWKRWLENILDWCISRQLWWGHQIPAWYVTLKDDEQKEIGSYNGRWVVARNEKEAQEEAQQLFPGKQFQLSQDPDVLDTWFSSGLFPLTVLGWPDDTKDLRTFYPTSVLETGHDILFFWVARMVMMGIKLGGDVPFRKVYLHPMIRDAHGRKMSKSLGNVIDPLDVITGITLEELHKKLEESNLDPTELEKAKEGQVKDFPNGIPECGADALRFALVSYTSQSDKINLDIQRVVGYRQWCNKLWNAIRFAMGKLGDDYTPPVDVVPDVIPFSCQWILSVLNKAISKTVLSLDSYEFSDAATAIYSWWQFQLCDVFIEVIKPYFSSKDSEFVSEKKFAQDTLWVCLDTGLRLLHPFMPYITEELWQRLPSRSDCARKESIMICDYPSTVEVWNNDTVESEMDLVEAVVKSLRSIRSLLPANERHERRSGFVLCRSNDATGIIQRRQLEISTLASLSSITVLGENDVSPAGCAVSVVNEVVSVYLELRGSINAEAEREKLKIKMEEIQKQRDSLEKMMNASGYKEKVPAHIQEENVAKLSSLMKEILSFEEAFQHLERKMET
- the LOC113694804 gene encoding valine--tRNA ligase, mitochondrial 1-like isoform X1, which translates into the protein MHANLRLALNLFVRRGNNIIRSTSPFAISKLSSFSKAVTMVESETKSSEMEKKDSTEAGLASEPKQLTPEELERKKKKEEKAKEKELKKLKAAQKAEAAKLQAQQSSNAPKTGKKKNLKREGLEDNPEDYVDPETPLGEKKRISRQMAKAYNPSAVENSWYAWWEMSNFSVADSSSSKPPFVIVLPPPNVTGALHIGHALTAAIQDTIIRWRRMSGYNALWVPGMDHAGIATQVVVEKKLKKEMNKTRHDFSRQEFVDEVWKWKNKYGGTILKQLRRLGASLDWSRECFTMDEQRSKAVTEAFVRLYEEGLIYREIRLVNWDTILKTAISDIEVLHDDVFGRELRQIPGYKDPVEFGVLTSFAYPLEGDLGEIVVATTRVETMLGDTAIAVHPDDKRYKHLHGKFAIHPFNGRKLPIICDAILVDMHFGTGAVKITPAHDPNDFEVGKRHNLEFINIFTDDGKINRNGGSEFAGMLRFEARVALTEALKKKGLYRGFKDNPMRLGICSRSQDVVEPLIKPQWYVNCKGIAKEALDVVMNDDNRKIEIIPKQYAAEWKRWLENILDWCISRQLWWGHQIPAWYVTLKDDEQKEIGSYNGRWVVARNEKEAQEEAQQLFPGKQFQLSQDPDVLDTWFSSGLFPLTVLGWPDDTKDLRTFYPTSVLETGHDILFFWVARMVMMGIKLGGDVPFRKVYLHPMIRDAHGRKMSKSLGNVIDPLDVITGITLEELHKKLEESNLDPTELEKAKEGQVKDFPNGIPECGADALRFALVSYTSQSDKINLDIQRVVGYRQWCNKLWNAIRFAMGKLGDDYTPPVDVVPDVIPFSCQWILSVLNKAISKTVLSLDSYEFSDAATAIYSWWQFQLCDVFIEVIKPYFSSKDSEFVSEKKFAQDTLWVCLDTGLRLLHPFMPYITEELWQRLPSRSDCARKESIMICDYPSTVEVWNNDTVESEMDLVEAVVKSLRSIRSLLPANERHERRSGFVLCRSNDATGIIQRRQLEISTLASLSSITVLGENDVSPAGCAVSVVNEVVSVYLELRGSINAEAEREKLKIKMEEIQKQRDSLEKMMNASGYKEKVPAHIQEENVAKLSSLMKEILSFEEAFQHLERKMET